TAAATAAATGTACCCAAGAGTACTTTCACACATTTGACATGGTTTCCTCGAACTGCATACAGGATCGGTGTCCCTCCATTCTACATAAATCACAAAACAATGGTAATTTATCAATACCACAAAGATTACCAGTGGTATGACATGCTCAAAAGTGATTGATTTTTGCAGCTCATAACAAATATACCAAGTCATAAGTGTTGACATCAACCCCACGTCTGAGAAGAGCCTCGACAATGTCCACGTAGCCTCCGGAACTGGCCAGCGTCAATGCACTTTCTTGGGCTTTTCCAACTATTTTAGGGTCTGCTCCCTAATATATGAATCACAAAAGCCTGAATGAGTGATTGTCCTGATGTTAGTTCTTCCTTTTGGCTCTCTAACCTTTTCTAAAAGCAAGTCCACCACTGTTTTCTCTCCAAATGCTGCCGCCCACATAAGAGGAGTGTAGCCTTGGTCGTCCTGTTTGTTTACCAGACCTCCATCTGCAAATTGGCCATCCATTAGAATCCATATCCAACGGTTCATTTAACGAGGGGTGCTCCCATAATCCATATGCCAATAAAACACAACTTGTGAATGTATTCTTggaaaaatagcctttttttgtaaCAGATGTGTCATAATTATTCAGGGAGATAAATATGTGttattgtaaacaaaagatcTATGCAGGGCTTTTTGAATGAGCTTTTGCTgatatgtaataaaaaaatcctaaaaatttaaactttttaatgtatttactgCTAGATTTACAGCCCTTTCAACAAACCATGGAGGTAATAAGGTTGCACAAATGTGCAAACCCTCTCATGAATGTCTCGGAATTACAGTTACTAACCACATTTCAGTTAAGGTGAAtatataatgaaatttaaagcacTTCTGAGTAGTCCCATATAAAGTTAAATTGTTCTGCATTCAAATAAGATTGTGTAAAATGTTTATATTCAATGCAGTTACTGACTTTCTAGAGACCCATTTCGAGATTCCAAGCATTCTACTTAGAATTGTTTTGTGTGGCTGCAGTCTCATCTACATGTCTCACCTTTACTTAGTTGCACTGCCACTTGTAATACCTCACCCTGGGCGGCGAGCTGGTGGATGGACAGAGCTTTTAACGGGAAAGTTAAATCCGTCAATGCATGCAAAAtatacaccccaaaaaaatcgtGATTATATGGCAATAATCCTCACAATCTAACTTTGCAGGGCGTGCGTTAACTTCATTGCCGCGATGCCTGTTGGTGAGCGTGGTTGAATAATTGGACAGAACGTCTTCGTCCACATCAGCATTCTCTACAAAGACATTCATGTAAAAGAcagaaagctttaaaaaaaaagtgagaggCTGCAGTTTCTGGTATTCTTATGTAGATGTCATTTCTTTTCATCGCGTGATCATGAGTTGTTGAACAGGCCCTGTGATTGCCTGGCGACCAATCCCGGGTTTCCATTACCTATCGCTCCAAAGTCTGCGCCAGCAAAACCACGATCCTTAGGAGAATAACTAATTGCATGAAAGTGTTTGTCCCTTGTTTGTCCCCATGTGCCCTCCGATTGACTGCTGACCAATCCTGGGTGTACTTATGTAATGGTAATATATCTGTAACAAAACGTTTTCTAAACTACTATATTAGCTTTCTAAGAGTTCTATTCAGATGTGTCAAGGAATTATTATAGTATTGGAGTATATAAGTGGGCGgctcggtggggcgagtggttggTGCGTcggccatctgtgtggagtttgcatgctgggattggctccagcaccccccgcggccctaatgaggataaagcggttcagaaaatgagatgagatgagtgtaTAAGGAAAAGGCCATGTGATATGTTGTTCTCACCTCTGTACTCTAAAGATTCTGCACTTGATGGGTGATTATTTTGGTTGTTATCCATCAGCatctctggaagaaaaaaaataaacacgcaaaggggggaaaaagtgttAAAAGTGGAATTTCAGTCACGATGTAGCCGACTCACCCTCATTTATCAGCTTTTGCTTGAGACCAAGTGGGAAAAGGCgatgtttttttatgatgttTTTCAAAGTCGTCgaagagtggaaaaaaaggacacaaaaatattctcaaaagAAACGTTATTAttaaaattcataaaaacaaaCCACGGAAGCCGTGTTTTCGAGCTTTAATTTTCGGCGAAGGCGGAAATTCTGTTGGCGTCTATTCATTTCCTTCCCGGAACATTATAGCGttgcacaaaaacaaatcataacACGGAAGTACCGCgtatgaaagggaaaaaagtcGCGTTAAAGCAGCATTTCTGTCTTTATGTGAacgtcttttttaatttttcataatGGAAGACCAAGAGATGCAACTCAAAGTCAGACGGGGTAAGTGTCAAACATTTAATACACATTTTCCGTAATTTTAATGCGAAGGTTCAGATAGCTAGCTTTTATCCATCAACGACGCGATCGCtttgattttatttctttatttcataCTTTatatcattgcatttttttaatcccacaGTGAGCGACAAATTCACAGAAAGCATGTACGTTTTGGCAAACGAGCCATCCGTGGCTCTATACAGACTCCAGGAGCATGTCAGGAGATCCTTACCTGAGCTGGTGCAGCATAAGGTACTCAATTGCACAATTTGATgatcattttttcttaaaaacaattcACAAATGTATTTCCATAATTTCGCATAGACAGACATGCAGAGCTGGGAGGAGCAGAGCCAAGGAGCCATCTATTCAGTCGAATACGCATGCAGGTTTCTTATCATCAAGATTTCTGTCCAGAAATGGCTTATTTCCACGTTTATTGGCAGTTTAATGCATCTTTTATTGTTGTTTCAGTGCCGTGAGAAGCATGGCAAACAGCAGCGTGTATTTCAAAAACATCGACAGCGTCCTGCGGCAGGCCATCAGCATGAAGGAGCAGATGTGCAGCTCACAAGGACGCAGGTAAGGAAGTAGAATTGATGTATCTGTCCAatcttttgtttgtatttttgttgtatcACCATTTCTCTTTCCCACATCCACCTTGGCTAAGTTTGCATGATGGCAAACCGTCTCCAAGTCCCCATGTTGCTGCTTCACGTGGCTCATCCTCATGAAATGATGTCCAAGGTCAGTAGATCCTCCTAACATCAtacgatgttttttttaaaagttttaattCAACTCGCACTGTTGAGAAATCATCTGTCACAACATAACGTGCAAATTTTAGGCAAATATTTCCATAATACACAAAACCTATGGCTTTCTCAAAAGGATGCAGAAGCACTCCTTTACACTTTACCTAAGCAGTAAGAAAGATAGGGGACATTAAAAAGTATTGCAAAATTTTTTGAAGAaaccttttttatttcaaaagaaattttaaatgaaattcttCTTGCTCGATGACTAATTCCATCCAACAATTTACATAAACCATGATATAATCTTTAAAAATgagcatattttttattttaaattctatTGTAGTACCAATCTTTGTATAACTCAATACAGTATCTTTGTCGtaagcctgaaaaaaaaatagggaacgTTGTGATGATTGTTTGATCACAACAATTTGTCTTAACTGAAAATTATGTCAGATGTACAGAGAGGCCTGCATTACGTTACTTATACATTAAATTAAACGAGAATGAAAAATTATCCCTCAATGAACAATAGTTTGGAAACCACAGTATCTTggaaaaaatatacagtaaattATCACAATTCGATTGGTTGATCAATCAACTTGAAAAGGTTTTATAGAGTCACGAGTCGCTGTTTAAACTATTAgatgtgagttttttttatccatGCTCTAGTTAAATCAGCATCTTTATCAACCTGTTGTCACACAAGCGTCGAGTCTTTAGCCGGATTCCCCGACTTGCGCGCCAGGACACTTCTCATCTCGTTGTTGACACCATTCCAGGGTTTGCTTTTAAGTAAAACCGAGTCCGACGATAAGCTCCTGTGCGAGCGAGGAGCGCTGTCGCCTTCCACGACGCTCGAGTGGCGTTGCAATTCCTCCACCACGGGGACGTAATCCTCCTGCAGGTGATGCTGCCGCTGGTGTCTGGGGCTACTTGACGGCGTGAGCGACATGTGACGCTCAAAGTACGAAGGCCTGTGAGGCACCCGCAGTTTGTCCACGCCGATTTTAAGCTCACAGGGCCAAGACACGGGACTGTCGTTGCTGAATCTGCGCTCGCTGCGAAAGAGATTTTCCAAGTGGTTGTCTCGGCCACGTTTAGCCGCTTGGGAGAACTTGACCAGAGAGTGAATGACCACCACCAGGAGAATCAAGATGCCACAGCCTAGGACGCAAGCACTGGCGATTCCTGTCTCCGCCTCAAAAACCAGGAGCATGAAAATGGACATTGCTGTCGGGAAAGAGATGAGGAAAGGAAGTCAAATTAGTTATAAATAATGGGCATTTAtaccattaaaaaatacatatatatataccggtactcggccgtttggtcgcccggaaggttattgataattaccatttaaaattgttgctcaaatttcctaaatacaaactgcgaattattatttagtcatacttaatgccctattaattattaggctaaagaaaagctctaaatttcccgtacttttattgtgttttgttggagaacttgttaagaccctgactgacgtcccttcctaaggggacaactcatgtacatacaaactcttatacactcacacgtcggctcagcgaaactgctcagggtcattgttggcttttattgatgcgtagaccgtgttgtttcaccttgttttgtcgccggacgtttggtcgccggttgcttgggtccaggcgaccaaacgtctgcgaccaaaagtccggtcacgatatatacctcatacctgtcaacctctgccgataactgcccttataaatgattatgattccccttacaaacccccaaaaaaccttacaaacaccgtacgagtcgtacagtgtttgtaaggttttttgggggtttgtaaggggaatcataatcatttataagggcagttatcggcagaggttgacaggtatgatacctaggtagtttatttttattaatttaatcaGCAGTTTCTCTTTAGGGAGGTATTCGTGGATTACAATGTTTGTCTGTGCATTCTGGATGCTTTCCAAAAGGACAAAATGAAAGTGTCTTACACTTTGTCTTTTATGTGTGCGTGCAGAAAAAAGACTGTGGATCCAGGGATGCAAAGGGACACTGGAGAGACAAACAACTCCGGAATGTGACAACTCTTCTCAGCATTTCCCCTTTTAATTGTATCTCTGATTGAAAGGGTGGTAAAGGTCCTAACCTTCCTTTAACTTCGAGCTTACTTTCCCCAAGCACAAGCTTCTGAGTGAAACAGATCGATGCCAAattaggcttaaaaaaaaacacaaaagtcaTGGATTCCTCTGCTGCATTGTTTCCCTCGGCTTGCTGGACACTCTTTGTTTCCCTCTATATTTGACATTTTGGACATTAGCTGTCCAGGACATACACCCAATGTTAAATGTTGATATTCTGCTATTATCACAGTACATACCAATGTAGTATTTATCACTAAAGTGAACACAGTTTATTGTGGGGGATCTGTAAATATGTCCTTGGCTAAAAtctgaaatatatttattaattcattttccgagctgcttaccctcactagggtgctagagcctaccccagctaattatgggcaATAAacacaggggacaccctgaattggttgccagccaatcgcagggcgtaAAGGTGACTAACAACCAAGCATGCACCCTTAGACCGAGGCACAATTTTGagtgcatgcttttgggatgtgggagggaagcagagtacccggagacaacccacacaggcacgggaagaacatgcaaactccacacaagaagacCGGAAAGCACCAGGGACTGAAcgctcgatctcagaactgaagTGGTGAACAAACTATCATTTGTTTTGCTCGTGTATGTCTAAACTGTGACTGACGGCAGTTCCTGTTCTTGTGctcatgtttgtgttttattttcctcGCAGGTTTCAATAAACTACTGAAAATTGCATTGAAACCGTGTcccaaataaaatacatttaggtAAGTCTCACCCTTTGTTTATACCTGCTAAATAGACGGAAACCCCCAGGCAGAACAGTCCGATGGCTACATGTCGCACAGCTCTACTGTCCAACAGGAACCAGTCTGCTCTGTGGAGACAAATGTGATAGCATGTATATAGTTTTTCTGTACATATAAAGCAGCTTCTgaaatacaaatttacaattcaTGACTATTCAGATCGTCTCAGAAGTTCCAGGGGCAAGTCAAGGTAATGGATTGGTAAGCCGACGTGGGAAAGGCTGAGCCAGAGTTGTTCAACGACCAAGGAATGAAAGGAAGGTTATTGTTCCCACTGGCTTATTGGAATTGAGAGGCAGGGTAATAGGGAGCTTGGCAGCGGAGGCCAAAGTAGACGTGAattcaaaactttttttacatGACACAAGTATTTAAACGGATAAAAATTAGGAATTaggctaaaaacaaaacaatcacaCAGCCAAAGGAAGGTCCACTACtgtacaatgttccctctaagctgcgcgcgtgtgcaattgcgctctactctcgtcttctctgcgcacagcaaatcatatggagcgcacaaaataaaatccctttttttatagctgtgaggccgacgcgcgaaccactcatccgccgggccgcccattcatagatattaatcattacattttattattagtaaattatttatgtgtagtagacatgcacctccttatggcaggtgtgatactggtgtgtgcccatagcgagcaatgaggatgttgctcacaccggtactcagtgtgctctttctgcccagacaaacaaaaaaatagagggaacattgctactGTATACCATATATACATACGAAAGGGAGactccaccctagactggtcgccagttagccgTAGTGCATATATCTACAATACATGGAgatatctatgtgtatatcaTTATTTATAGTGTGTACTGTATCTCTGTCCCTGTGTTGATAACAATTTTCATAAATAGAAACATTGTAAAAAGCACATAAAAAGAATAGCAAATGTTGAGGATGAATTGaatttttcttttccccctcAGCACAATTCTGATCATTTCAATACTGATCTTGTGCAACAGCACCCCCTCGTGGACAAGTTAGAGCAAGCGTGCCCATGGGTCTCGCAACCCCGTTCTCCCCGAATTATTACTCCTTATCACGTGACTCTGCTGGTGAACTGGAAATCATAtggttcatttttaaatagctcTTAGGTCCAAATTGTGGGATGTTAACTTTAATGAGTTAATCAGTTACCTTTCAGCCTCTGGCTCTCCTCGACACCCCTCGAC
Above is a genomic segment from Stigmatopora argus isolate UIUO_Sarg chromosome 8, RoL_Sarg_1.0, whole genome shotgun sequence containing:
- the rfxank gene encoding DNA-binding protein RFXANK, whose product is MLMDNNQNNHPSSAESLEYRENADVDEDVLSNYSTTLTNRHRGNEVNARPAKLDSLSIHQLAAQGEVLQVAVQLSKDGGLVNKQDDQGYTPLMWAAAFGEKTVVDLLLEKGADPKIVGKAQESALTLASSGGYVDIVEALLRRGVDVNTYDLNGGTPILYAVRGNHVKCVKVLLAKGADIMIESDSGYSAMALAVALGYQKVQKVLEDHILRLYKTAHC
- the borcs8 gene encoding BLOC-1-related complex subunit 8 isoform X1, translated to MEDQEMQLKVRRVSDKFTESMYVLANEPSVALYRLQEHVRRSLPELVQHKTDMQSWEEQSQGAIYSVEYACSAVRSMANSSVYFKNIDSVLRQAISMKEQMCSSQGRSLHDGKPSPSPHVAASRGSSS
- the borcs8 gene encoding BLOC-1-related complex subunit 8 isoform X2 — protein: MEDQEMQLKVRRVSDKFTESMYVLANEPSVALYRLQEHVRRSLPELVQHKTDMQSWEEQSQGAIYSVEYACSAVRSMANSSVYFKNIDSVLRQAISMKEQMCSSQGRRKKTVDPGMQRDTGETNNSGM
- the tmem221 gene encoding transmembrane protein 221, yielding MSHSYSQRSVVILSLLGILSAMMCLLSVILIFQLQAQQTARKEEETPSVVPQGVRPFLSPVSTILSALSVTLNLSSVVVCLLHGYFSVEGCRGEPEAERADWFLLDSRAVRHVAIGLFCLGVSVYLAAMSIFMLLVFEAETGIASACVLGCGILILLVVVIHSLVKFSQAAKRGRDNHLENLFRSERRFSNDSPVSWPCELKIGVDKLRVPHRPSYFERHMSLTPSSSPRHQRQHHLQEDYVPVVEELQRHSSVVEGDSAPRSHRSLSSDSVLLKSKPWNGVNNEMRSVLARKSGNPAKDSTLV